Below is a genomic region from Escherichia ruysiae.
CGCCCAGCATCATGTTATACGGATAACCATTGGTTTCTGGCGTGTAACCGATAATCGGCATCTGATACGTCTGCGCCAGTGCCTTAATGTGTTTGAGGCCGCCTGCTTTTAAGTCCGGCGCGAAGGCATGCGGACGCCCGCCCCAAATTTCAATGCCATCGTAACCCAGCTCGCTTGCGTCACGGAATGCGTGTTCAATAGGCAGCCGCTGGTGGCCGCAGGTAAACATACCTGTTTTCATCGGATAACTCCTTGCGTAAATCCGGCCCGTTGCCAGGCCGGGAGAGGGGATTAATATTCCACCAGACCACCGTAATAGCGGCGTTCATCCGGGTTGTGATCTTTGTAAATTGACAGGTAGTAGCAGAGCCACTCCATCGGCACGAACATCAGGAACGGCGCCAGCCACGGATGTAGCCCTTGCGAAATTTCGGCGTAATCGATGACGATCACGTTGTCGGTACGCTGTTTGACAAAGTTAATGGCGCGTTCGGTGGTATGGCGGCTTTCGTCATTGCCGAGCAGGAACAGGAATGGAACGCCCGGTTCAACAATCTCCAGCGGGCCGTGGCGGAACTCACCGCTCTCAATCACACAGCCGTGGGTCCAGGTAAATTCCATCAGCGTTACAATGCCTTCTTTGTAACCCAGCGGACGCAGCGGTCCCGCAGAAACCGTGTAAATCATCGGCCACTGGCTGGCCTGTTCACCGAGCTGGCGACCTTTCTCTTCCCATGTACGCACCAGATGACCGAGCGCATCCGGCAATTTCTTAAGATCGTTTTTGATCTTGCCGATTTCCGCGTTTGGCGCGAGGCGGGTGATCATCTCCAGCACCACGCTGTAGCAGAGCAGCAGGTGAATTTCCCAGATGCAGTCGGCCTGATAATCAATGGTAAACTCTGCCGCCGAAGTAATCGGGCTGTCCGCGCGTTTGGTGAACGCCGCAGTGAGTGCACCGCAGGCCCGGCCCAGTTCCAGCGCCTTGATTACCTCTTCGGTTTTACCGTAGTCAGAAACGCCAATCACTGCACAACGATCGTCGAGGCGATGCGGGGTGTTATCGCAGAACTCCCAGCCGGAAATAGCGTAGACCTGAAGATCGGAAAAACGATCCGCCAGATGTTTCGCCGTTTGCGCCGCGTTGAGCGGCGATCCGCAGGCAACGAAATAAATACGATCAATGTCGCGCTTCACCATCTCTTCCACGATGGTATGCACTAGCGGAACGTCATGGGTGAGTACTTTTTCTACTTCCTGAACCATATTTTCGGTGACCAGAAAGTCCACGGTGCTTTTATCAATATCCAACATTTTATTTTCTCCAGATAACATTACGACAAAGCATTTAGCTGGCTGCTCCGCTTCGCCCAGAAGGCGTAAGCAGGCAGACCAGTAGCAATAACGATGACGGCGCAGATAAGGCCGGGAATAGGTGCCCAGACAAAAGTTGAGGCAACCAGAATGAGGCTTGATGCAATGGCGAGGGTAGTCATCAGCCCGAAAGCCGGAGTACGCCACAGCGGTTTGTAATCGTCGCGTTTACGACACCAGATGATGGAGCCGAAGGTGAGGGTGTTTTTGAAACACATCACCAGCGTGAAGTAGCCCAGCAGGCTGGTGAGATCGGAAACGAAGATGAAGAAGATCCCAAGCGCCCCTTGCAGGATGATGGAAACATCTGGCGTGTTGTATTTCGGATGCACATGCCCGAAGCATTTGAAGAATAAATTGTCTTTCGCCATCGCGTATTCCAGGCGCGGCTGGTACATCACGCAACTGGAAAGCGAGCCGAGAATGACGATCATCGCCGTGACGGCAACGAAGATCCCGGCGGTGCTGCCGAGTGCGGGGATCCAGGTCAGGGCGTCGGAAATCGGCGTTTCAGAGTTGGCGAGTTTATCGAAGGGCATCAGCCCGGAAATCACCAGCGCCAGCAGGGTGTAAAGCACTAAAACCAGCAGGCAGGAGCCAATCAGCGCTCGCGGCATGGTTTTGCCGGGGTTTTTGATTTCACCAGTCATATAGCAGATGGAGGCCATGCCGGTATACGACCAACTGGTGGCAGAGATCCCCGCCAGTAGCGCCATAAAGCTGCCCGTCGCGCCAATCGAGGTGGTGGAAGGGGCGGTAAAATTCTCCGCTTTAAACCAGAAGATCCCAAGGCCAATGACGATAGTGAACGGGATAATTTTGGCGATGGTAATCAGCGTCTGAAACGCTGCGCCGCCTTCGACGGATCGCAGATGCAGCAGCATAAAGGCGATAATTAACCCGGCGGCGATAAATTTACCGAGCAGAGGATCGATAGGCGTTAAAAAGCCAAGATTGCTGACAATCGCCAGCGCCATGATTGACAGTGAAGGCGCATCGTTGGCCCAGAAGCTGGCCCAGCCGGAGAGAAAAGCCAGCG
It encodes:
- the frlB gene encoding fructoselysine 6-phosphate deglycase; translated protein: MLDIDKSTVDFLVTENMVQEVEKVLTHDVPLVHTIVEEMVKRDIDRIYFVACGSPLNAAQTAKHLADRFSDLQVYAISGWEFCDNTPHRLDDRCAVIGVSDYGKTEEVIKALELGRACGALTAAFTKRADSPITSAAEFTIDYQADCIWEIHLLLCYSVVLEMITRLAPNAEIGKIKNDLKKLPDALGHLVRTWEEKGRQLGEQASQWPMIYTVSAGPLRPLGYKEGIVTLMEFTWTHGCVIESGEFRHGPLEIVEPGVPFLFLLGNDESRHTTERAINFVKQRTDNVIVIDYAEISQGLHPWLAPFLMFVPMEWLCYYLSIYKDHNPDERRYYGGLVEY
- the frlA gene encoding fructoselysine/psicoselysine transporter, which codes for MGSQELQRKLGFWAVLAIAVGTTVGSGIFVSVGEVAKAAGTPWLTVLAFVIGGLIVIPQMCVYAELSTAYPENGADYVYLKNAGSRPLAFLSGWASFWANDAPSLSIMALAIVSNLGFLTPIDPLLGKFIAAGLIIAFMLLHLRSVEGGAAFQTLITIAKIIPFTIVIGLGIFWFKAENFTAPSTTSIGATGSFMALLAGISATSWSYTGMASICYMTGEIKNPGKTMPRALIGSCLLVLVLYTLLALVISGLMPFDKLANSETPISDALTWIPALGSTAGIFVAVTAMIVILGSLSSCVMYQPRLEYAMAKDNLFFKCFGHVHPKYNTPDVSIILQGALGIFFIFVSDLTSLLGYFTLVMCFKNTLTFGSIIWCRKRDDYKPLWRTPAFGLMTTLAIASSLILVASTFVWAPIPGLICAVIVIATGLPAYAFWAKRSSQLNALS